One Leptolyngbya sp. 'hensonii' genomic window carries:
- a CDS encoding ABC transporter permease, with product MTNFSEFLQILATAIATATPLVFACIGETITERAGVINLSAEGTIMVAAMAGFAIAKTTNSLLMGFLAAAVVGALIALVVAFGALTLKQSQIAIGFVLALLCSDLSSFLGNPFVRIPGPTVPSFKIPILQDIPILGPLLFQSDILVYFSFLLVILTWIYFYRTHHGLLLRAIGEQPAAAFARGYNVIWLRYFYVLLGGALMGIAGAAFSLDFKAGWSHRHTAGYGWIALAIVIFGGWNPLRVALGAYLFGILQSLAGNAQSYLPSVPTQVLTVAPFVLMIFALGITSSDWLEKLLARLPAPLGRLLTQTLQATPPAALGRVFEPD from the coding sequence ATGACAAATTTCTCTGAATTCCTGCAAATTCTGGCAACCGCGATCGCAACGGCAACACCACTTGTCTTCGCCTGTATTGGCGAAACGATTACGGAGCGGGCTGGGGTAATCAATCTCTCGGCAGAGGGGACCATTATGGTGGCAGCGATGGCGGGGTTTGCGATCGCCAAAACCACAAACAGCCTGCTCATGGGGTTTCTGGCTGCTGCGGTCGTGGGAGCCCTGATCGCGCTGGTGGTGGCTTTTGGAGCCCTGACACTGAAACAATCCCAGATTGCGATCGGATTTGTGCTGGCGCTCCTCTGTAGTGACCTGTCTTCCTTTCTGGGTAATCCCTTTGTACGAATTCCAGGTCCTACCGTACCCAGCTTCAAGATCCCGATCCTGCAGGATATACCCATCCTGGGGCCGCTGCTGTTTCAGAGCGATATCCTCGTCTACTTCAGCTTTCTGCTGGTAATTCTCACCTGGATTTACTTCTATCGCACGCACCATGGCCTGCTGCTGCGGGCAATCGGAGAACAACCAGCGGCGGCTTTCGCCCGTGGGTACAATGTGATCTGGCTCCGCTACTTCTATGTCCTTCTGGGGGGAGCCCTGATGGGTATCGCGGGAGCCGCTTTCTCTCTGGACTTCAAAGCGGGCTGGAGCCATCGGCACACGGCTGGCTATGGGTGGATTGCCCTGGCGATCGTCATCTTCGGAGGCTGGAATCCTTTACGGGTAGCCCTGGGAGCCTATCTGTTTGGCATCCTCCAATCCCTAGCAGGCAATGCCCAGAGCTATCTCCCATCTGTGCCAACCCAGGTCCTCACGGTTGCGCCCTTTGTCCTGATGATCTTTGCGCTGGGAATTACCTCTAGCGATTGGCTGGAAAAGCTCCTGGCTAGACTGCCTGCTCCCCTCGGACGACTCCTAACCCAGACCCTGCAAGCCACCCCACCGGCTGCCCTGGGTCGCGTTTTTGAACCAGATTGA
- a CDS encoding histidine kinase dimerization/phosphoacceptor domain -containing protein, with amino-acid sequence MLDISAPLLFIPHGHCYLWKPGLVWLHVVGDSLTGLAYYSIPCGLIYFVQKREDLPFSWIFLLFGSFIIACGTTHFLEVWTVWHPTYWLSGLVKVLTAIVSLYTAGALAPLIPRALALPRPAQLEAANRDLEREVADRKRIEEILRQSEARYRAIVEDQTELITRFRPDGTLTFVSESYCRFFRKPREALIGQNCKPLIVEADLDRVAQTLNTLTLEHPVALIENRVIINGEIHWMEWINRALFDQDGQLIEFQAVGRDITQRKQVESALAESQRFIQKIADTTPVILYVYDLLEQRNVYINRDVSTFLGYTPEDRQPPEADGLLTLLHPEDAISLTAQADRWRTAREQDILYREYRLQHKLGEWRSFLCHETLFARTTEGLPWQILGAAVDITAAKQLEEVRKAEEKLQNSLREKDVLLKEIHHRVKNNLQLVYSLLRLQHRHLENQQAAGILLESQNRIKSIALIHEKLYRSEDLARVNLTQYIPSLAAHLFSSYKINAGRIHLETQVDDISLVINTAIPCGLIINELLSNALKYAFPPHWEQEGMIRISLYANSDQTVTLIVEDNGIGIPESFDFATTESLGLRLVKDLVLQLEGTIQLQHYPGTTFHIIFPGDECVRANDTCT; translated from the coding sequence ATGCTGGATATTTCCGCTCCTCTTCTCTTCATTCCCCACGGTCATTGTTATCTCTGGAAACCAGGACTGGTCTGGCTGCATGTGGTGGGAGATTCCCTAACTGGATTGGCTTACTACTCCATTCCCTGTGGTTTGATCTACTTTGTGCAGAAGCGAGAAGACTTGCCTTTTAGCTGGATCTTCCTGCTGTTTGGATCTTTTATTATTGCCTGCGGAACTACCCACTTTCTGGAGGTCTGGACTGTTTGGCATCCCACTTACTGGCTCTCGGGACTGGTCAAGGTGTTGACGGCGATCGTGTCCCTGTATACGGCGGGTGCTCTGGCTCCCCTGATCCCTAGAGCCCTTGCCCTGCCTAGGCCAGCTCAGTTGGAGGCTGCTAACCGGGATCTGGAACGGGAGGTTGCCGATCGCAAACGGATTGAGGAAATCCTGCGCCAAAGTGAGGCCCGCTATCGGGCGATCGTGGAAGACCAGACGGAACTGATTACCCGGTTTCGCCCGGATGGGACGTTGACCTTTGTTAGTGAATCCTACTGTCGATTCTTTCGGAAACCCCGTGAAGCCCTGATTGGACAAAACTGCAAGCCGCTGATTGTGGAAGCCGATCTGGACAGGGTGGCTCAAACCCTCAACACATTGACCCTGGAGCATCCCGTTGCCTTGATTGAGAATCGGGTCATCATCAACGGAGAAATCCATTGGATGGAGTGGATTAATCGAGCCCTGTTTGATCAAGACGGACAATTGATTGAATTTCAGGCAGTGGGGCGGGATATTACGCAGCGTAAACAGGTCGAGTCCGCATTAGCCGAGAGTCAGCGCTTTATTCAAAAGATTGCCGACACCACACCCGTTATTCTCTATGTGTACGATCTGCTGGAGCAGCGTAATGTTTACATCAATCGGGACGTATCGACTTTTCTGGGGTATACACCGGAGGATAGGCAGCCCCCGGAAGCAGATGGCCTGTTGACCCTCCTCCATCCAGAGGACGCGATTTCACTGACGGCTCAGGCCGATCGCTGGAGAACTGCCCGGGAACAGGATATTCTCTACCGTGAATACCGCCTGCAACACAAACTGGGAGAGTGGCGCTCCTTCCTCTGCCACGAAACGCTGTTTGCTCGCACAACGGAGGGACTGCCCTGGCAAATTCTGGGTGCTGCCGTGGATATCACAGCCGCCAAACAACTGGAGGAAGTTCGCAAAGCCGAGGAAAAACTCCAGAATTCCCTCAGGGAAAAGGACGTGCTGCTAAAGGAAATTCATCATCGGGTTAAGAATAACTTACAACTGGTTTATAGTCTGCTCCGTCTGCAACACCGCCATCTGGAGAATCAACAGGCCGCTGGAATTTTGCTGGAGAGCCAGAATCGCATCAAGTCTATTGCCCTGATTCATGAAAAGTTGTACCGGTCTGAAGACCTAGCCAGGGTTAATTTGACCCAGTACATTCCCAGTCTAGCGGCCCATCTGTTCAGTTCTTACAAAATTAATGCGGGCCGTATTCATCTGGAAACCCAGGTGGATGATATTTCCCTGGTGATTAATACCGCAATTCCTTGCGGCCTGATTATCAACGAACTCCTGTCTAACGCCCTGAAATACGCCTTCCCACCCCATTGGGAGCAAGAGGGAATGATCCGCATCAGTCTCTATGCCAATTCTGATCAGACCGTTACGCTAATTGTTGAAGATAATGGAATTGGTATTCCAGAAAGTTTTGATTTTGCAACAACTGAATCCTTGGGTTTGCGGCTAGTTAAGGATCTGGTACTTCAACTGGAAGGCACGATTCAACTCCAGCATTATCCAGGCACAACATTCCACATAATTTTTCCTGGAGATGAATGTGTTAGGGCAAACGACACCTGTACTTAA
- a CDS encoding ABC transporter permease — protein sequence MPKSVFYQVSSLILSLLFIGGVILLAKASPVMVLSQLIRGAVGTPDQLARVLATLAPLMLCASGLIFTFTAGLYNLGVEGQIIAGAIGTTLALRIFQGVLPPPMVILLGIGAGAIGGLIWGLLAGALNVYGRINEIFAGLGLNFMAQGLALYLIFGPWQRPGVASMSGTELFDQSLWLGTWGKTEASPISLLIALLVVIGTILTLRATSFGLQLRAVGQNSRAAYLLGIPSLQRLLSAFAICGMCAGMAGSLQVLAIFHRLIPSISSNLGFLALLVVMLINFNPLLIGPVAFFFSALNIGSLQLPLSLDLESSLAGIIQGTLVLFALLGQGIGQRMTNNQ from the coding sequence ATGCCCAAATCTGTCTTTTATCAAGTCAGTTCCCTGATCCTGTCCCTTCTCTTCATTGGAGGGGTAATTCTTCTCGCGAAAGCATCGCCCGTCATGGTGCTCAGCCAACTGATCCGGGGGGCGGTGGGGACACCAGACCAACTAGCCCGGGTCCTGGCAACCCTCGCGCCCCTAATGCTCTGTGCCAGTGGCCTCATCTTCACTTTTACGGCAGGGCTCTATAATTTGGGGGTCGAAGGGCAGATCATTGCTGGGGCGATCGGCACCACTCTGGCTCTCCGAATATTCCAGGGTGTCTTGCCCCCTCCAATGGTGATCCTGCTGGGGATCGGGGCTGGGGCGATCGGGGGCCTGATCTGGGGATTGCTTGCTGGAGCACTGAACGTCTATGGCCGCATTAACGAGATTTTCGCCGGGTTGGGACTCAACTTCATGGCCCAGGGACTGGCCCTGTACCTGATCTTCGGTCCCTGGCAACGGCCCGGTGTAGCCTCCATGAGCGGGACGGAACTGTTTGATCAGTCGCTTTGGTTGGGAACCTGGGGTAAAACAGAGGCCAGTCCGATCTCCCTTCTGATCGCGCTGCTGGTCGTGATTGGGACCATTCTGACCCTGAGAGCAACATCCTTTGGATTGCAACTCCGGGCTGTAGGTCAGAATTCTCGTGCGGCATATCTCCTGGGCATCCCCTCACTGCAGCGTCTGCTCAGTGCCTTTGCCATCTGCGGCATGTGCGCTGGAATGGCAGGATCTCTGCAAGTTCTGGCCATCTTTCACCGGTTGATTCCCAGCATTTCCAGCAATCTCGGCTTCTTGGCCCTGTTGGTGGTGATGCTGATCAACTTCAATCCCCTGCTGATTGGGCCTGTGGCTTTCTTCTTCAGTGCCCTCAATATTGGCAGCCTGCAACTTCCCCTTTCTCTGGATCTAGAATCTTCCCTGGCTGGTATCATCCAGGGCACTCTGGTACTATTTGCCCTCCTGGGCCAGGGCATTGGGCAACGCATGACCAATAACCAATGA
- a CDS encoding cytochrome b/b6 domain-containing protein: MSSPLHPPVSPASTSTTVQSARPRLNSAFKHLMNLHWIMAACYLVLFTVGSFMARLPRGTDFRSELYDFHKAMGVLAMGLLTWRVLVLLRVWWRKYIHRLPRFTPAWGLVFILHTVLYLFMVAVPISGFFFSNSFKSSNVHFLGLTLPDLFPQNAALVGVGRSLHFWLAYTFLALILLHLLEQRKVVRALGRRLIGALQKRNAATAEKP, encoded by the coding sequence ATGTCATCTCCTCTCCATCCACCGGTCAGCCCCGCTTCCACATCGACCACAGTACAATCTGCCCGTCCTCGCCTAAACTCCGCCTTCAAGCATTTGATGAATCTTCACTGGATCATGGCTGCCTGCTACCTGGTCCTGTTCACAGTCGGTAGCTTTATGGCCCGTCTCCCACGTGGCACTGACTTCCGGTCTGAACTCTACGACTTCCACAAGGCCATGGGTGTGCTAGCCATGGGGTTGCTGACCTGGAGAGTTCTGGTGTTGCTGCGGGTCTGGTGGCGCAAATATATCCATCGCCTACCCCGATTTACACCAGCGTGGGGGTTAGTCTTTATCTTGCATACAGTCCTCTACCTGTTCATGGTAGCTGTCCCCATCAGTGGTTTTTTCTTCTCCAATTCATTTAAGAGTAGCAATGTTCATTTTCTCGGCCTGACCCTGCCAGACTTATTTCCCCAGAATGCAGCCCTGGTTGGGGTAGGTCGGAGTTTGCATTTCTGGCTGGCCTATACCTTCCTAGCCCTAATTCTGTTGCATCTATTGGAGCAACGCAAAGTTGTTCGGGCATTGGGGAGACGACTGATCGGAGCCTTACAGAAAAGGAACGCCGCAACAGCCGAGAAGCCCTAA
- a CDS encoding hybrid sensor histidine kinase/response regulator — MLGQTTPVLNPLQPIRILVVEDEMIIARDIQGCLENLGYVVSAVVPSGLEAIETAAASRPDLVLMDIRLKGTMDGIQAAEQIWKRFQIPIIYSTGYSDPKTLQRAKETGPFGYVLKPVEERELFVAIETALHRYRLEQDLQQREQWLTTILRGIGDGVIVTDEWGYVKFLNPIAEAITGWWHADAYDQLITEVFQLLHEETRQPLSNPILQALQRGVPVYPTDTALLQSRKGQEIPISDSAAPLRDDRGAITGAVLVFRDVTQRRLAAEHPQIVARAQEMEVQMAELQRLSQMKDDFLSTVSHELRTPLTSIILAINMLEVSLKIRAQSNLADVLLPDRVNHYLGILREQSRRELDLVNDLLDFQRLSANAYPLDWAEIPLATWLPSRMEDFRERAEVAQLQLQVDLPSDLPILISDAAGLNRIMAELLNNACKYTPPGGKITVAIAQGADAAAPGLAQCPAIQITVTNTGIEIPDTELPRVFDQFYRVPCHDRWREGGTGLGLALVKKMVEHLGGSIRVTSGAGATCFTVELPLRPDPALYQHSN, encoded by the coding sequence GTGTTAGGGCAAACGACACCTGTACTTAATCCCTTGCAGCCTATCCGCATTCTGGTGGTTGAAGATGAAATGATTATTGCTAGGGATATTCAGGGTTGCCTGGAAAATCTGGGTTATGTTGTGTCAGCGGTAGTGCCTTCTGGGTTGGAGGCGATCGAGACTGCTGCTGCAAGCAGACCTGATCTGGTGCTGATGGATATTCGCTTGAAGGGCACCATGGATGGCATCCAGGCTGCTGAGCAGATCTGGAAACGGTTTCAAATCCCAATTATTTATTCCACCGGCTATTCAGACCCCAAGACCTTACAACGGGCTAAGGAAACGGGTCCCTTTGGGTATGTGCTTAAACCTGTGGAAGAGCGGGAACTCTTTGTGGCGATCGAGACGGCTCTCCACCGCTACCGCCTGGAGCAGGATCTGCAACAGCGAGAACAATGGCTGACCACCATTTTGAGGGGAATTGGGGATGGGGTGATTGTGACAGATGAATGGGGCTATGTGAAATTTCTGAATCCGATCGCCGAAGCCATAACTGGTTGGTGGCACGCGGATGCCTATGATCAGCTCATTACAGAGGTGTTTCAACTCCTGCATGAGGAAACCCGACAGCCCCTGAGCAATCCAATTCTGCAGGCACTCCAGCGAGGTGTGCCAGTTTATCCAACAGATACAGCCCTGCTCCAGAGCAGAAAGGGCCAGGAAATTCCCATCAGTGACAGTGCTGCCCCCCTGAGAGACGATCGGGGGGCCATTACGGGGGCCGTGCTGGTGTTTCGAGATGTGACCCAGCGTCGTCTGGCTGCGGAGCACCCCCAGATTGTCGCGCGAGCGCAGGAGATGGAAGTCCAGATGGCTGAGCTGCAACGGCTGAGCCAGATGAAAGATGATTTTTTGAGTACCGTGTCCCATGAGTTGCGAACTCCCCTGACCAGTATTATCTTGGCGATTAATATGCTGGAGGTGTCCCTGAAGATTCGGGCCCAGAGCAACCTGGCTGATGTTCTGCTTCCCGATCGGGTCAACCATTACCTGGGAATTTTGCGGGAACAATCCCGACGGGAATTAGACCTGGTTAACGATTTGCTGGATTTTCAACGCCTCAGTGCCAATGCCTATCCTCTGGATTGGGCTGAAATTCCGCTCGCAACCTGGCTTCCCTCCCGGATGGAAGACTTTCGGGAGCGTGCCGAGGTTGCCCAACTTCAACTCCAGGTTGATCTGCCCTCTGATCTGCCGATTCTGATTTCGGATGCGGCAGGGCTAAATCGGATTATGGCCGAATTGCTGAACAATGCCTGTAAGTACACCCCTCCCGGTGGGAAGATTACGGTTGCGATCGCCCAGGGGGCAGATGCAGCAGCCCCTGGGCTGGCCCAGTGTCCTGCCATCCAGATTACGGTCACCAATACTGGGATTGAAATTCCTGACACTGAACTTCCGCGTGTCTTCGATCAGTTCTATCGAGTTCCCTGCCACGATCGTTGGCGAGAGGGGGGCACGGGTCTGGGACTGGCTCTGGTGAAGAAAATGGTCGAACATTTAGGTGGTTCGATTCGGGTAACGAGTGGTGCAGGGGCCACCTGTTTTACGGTGGAATTGCCGTTGCGACCCGATCCAGCCCTCTATCAGCATAGCAACTGA
- a CDS encoding CDGSH iron-sulfur domain-containing protein has protein sequence MSTQPITRELEAGTYWVCTCGRSQNYPFCDGSHKGSGLQPRSMELAEAQSVEFPPASSLNPENPEGNG, from the coding sequence GTGAGCACTCAACCCATCACCCGTGAACTGGAAGCTGGCACCTATTGGGTCTGTACCTGTGGCCGATCTCAGAATTATCCCTTCTGTGACGGCTCCCATAAAGGAAGCGGGTTACAACCTCGTTCCATGGAACTGGCAGAGGCCCAAAGCGTGGAATTTCCTCCTGCCTCCAGCCTGAACCCTGAGAACCCTGAGGGCAACGGCTAA
- a CDS encoding DUF4351 domain-containing protein has protein sequence MIDHDRLFKALLSTFFLEFLELFIPELAQTIDPDSIQFLQQEYFDDLTSGEEKVVDLLVSVKQAGEEMTFLVHLEAQSYAEAHFTRRMFFYFARLYQRHLQRIYPVVVFSFDEPYREEPHQHRVEFPSLKVLEFNFASIQLNRLNWRDYLSQANPVAAALMSKMRIEPTDRPRVKAQCLRLLATLRLEPARMRLISSFVDTYLPLNPQEEQVFXAEIGRLEEREQRGVMEIVTSWMQRGIEQGIEQGIEQGIEQGERKLLLRQLTQKLGALPDRTIAQIHTLTLEQLETLAVAFLNFSTISDLEGWLENVVLLPGRTDDHPLI, from the coding sequence ATGATTGACCACGATCGTCTGTTCAAAGCACTCCTCTCCACCTTCTTCCTGGAGTTCTTGGAGTTGTTCATCCCTGAGCTGGCCCAGACGATCGACCCCGATTCGATTCAGTTCCTGCAGCAGGAATACTTTGATGACCTCACCTCTGGGGAGGAAAAGGTCGTGGACCTGCTGGTGTCAGTCAAGCAGGCRGGAGAGGAGATGACCTTCCTGGTGCATCTGGAAGCTCAGTCCTACGCGGAAGCYCACTTTACCCGACGTATGTTCTTTTACTTTGCTCGCCTTTACCAGCGGCACTTGCAGCGAATTTACCCGGTGGTGGTGTTTTCCTTTGATGAACCCTATCGGGAAGAACCCCATCAGCATCGAGTGGAGTTTCCCAGTCTCAAGGTGCTGGAGTTCAACTTTGCCTCAATTCAGTTGAATCGCCTCAACTGGCGSGATTACCTCAGTCAGGCCAACCCGGTGGCAGCGGCKTTGATGAGCAAGATGCGGATTGAACCGACTGATAGACCCCGGGTGAARGCRCAATGTCTGCGATTGCTGGCCACCCTGCGGTTGGAACCCGCCCGSATGCGGTTGATTTCCAGTTTTGTGGACACTTACTTGCCGTTGAATCCACAGGAGGARCAGGTGTTTRAAGCTGAGATTGGTAGACTGGAGGAAAGGGAGCAGCGGGGCGTTATGGAGATTGTCACCAGTTGGATGCAACGAGGCATTGAACAGGGCATTGAACAGGGCATTGAACAGGGCATTGAACAGGGCGAACGCAAGCTCCTCCTGCGTCAACTCACCCAGAAGTTGGGTGCTCTACCCGATCGCACCATCGCCCAAATCCACACCCTGACCCTGGAGCAACTGGAAACTCTGGCAGTGGCGTTCTTGAACTTTTCGACGATCTCTGACCTGGAAGGGTGGCTGGAGAATGTTGTCCTGTTGCCAGGAAGAACAGACGATCACCCGCTAATCTGA
- a CDS encoding Coq4 family protein: MLHPVAPHSNSPSLIQRWADLMQAINPLTGMNWSEVGQAYRVFLNHPSQGILHILAAGQHSNWTRWVAGRLARQAKPLANQMIQLNLAELAQLPPHTLGYAYACHILDQGFDPEAFSEENDTWLGRRMALSHDVHHVITGFDSSPIGEFGLAAFVLIQYRDLLNVFVLSHLPWYMMGHPGQVLKTLATVLRGFRLGFRVRPLIAYPFEANWHKPLNNVRQELGIT, encoded by the coding sequence ATGTTGCACCCAGTTGCCCCCCATTCAAATTCCCCCTCTCTGATCCAGCGATGGGCTGACCTGATGCAGGCTATCAACCCTCTAACAGGGATGAACTGGTCCGAAGTGGGGCAGGCGTATCGAGTGTTCCTGAACCATCCCTCCCAGGGAATTTTGCACATCCTGGCCGCAGGTCAACACAGCAACTGGACCCGCTGGGTCGCAGGGCGGCTGGCCCGTCAGGCTAAACCTCTGGCCAATCAGATGATCCAGTTGAACCTGGCGGAACTGGCCCAACTCCCACCCCACACCCTGGGATACGCCTACGCCTGCCACATCCTGGATCAGGGCTTTGACCCGGAAGCCTTCTCTGAGGAAAACGATACCTGGCTGGGGCGGCGGATGGCCCTTTCCCATGACGTGCATCATGTCATCACCGGGTTTGACAGCAGTCCGATCGGGGAGTTTGGTCTGGCTGCGTTCGTTCTGATTCAGTATCGGGATTTGTTGAATGTCTTTGTCCTGTCCCATCTGCCCTGGTACATGATGGGGCATCCTGGCCAGGTCCTTAAAACCCTAGCTACAGTGCTGCGAGGCTTTCGATTGGGATTTCGGGTCAGACCTCTGATTGCCTACCCTTTTGAAGCCAACTGGCACAAGCCTCTGAACAACGTCCGACAAGAATTGGGTATAACCTGA
- a CDS encoding fructosamine kinase family protein yields MWNDIAAQISSATGQPFQLVDRRGVSGGCINQGQAISDGQRTYFVKFNQVSQMAMFEAELLGLQQMQATGTIRVPRPICVGIAERSAYLVLEWLDLGRGSSQSWREMGRQLAALHQAPGAAQFGWDRANTIGSTPQINPWTASWAKFFTDHRIGYQLQLGRRRGGHFPRQDQLLAAIPHLLTDHHPHPALVHGDLWSGNAAVLASGEPVIFDPAPYYGDREVDLAMTELFGGFPDAFYQGYAEILPPAAGYQRRKILYNLYHILNHFNLFGGSYEAQANRMIDQLLC; encoded by the coding sequence ATGTGGAATGACATTGCGGCCCAAATTAGTAGCGCCACTGGCCAGCCTTTCCAGCTTGTCGATCGACGGGGAGTGAGTGGGGGCTGTATCAATCAGGGGCAGGCCATCTCTGATGGTCAGCGGACCTATTTTGTCAAATTCAATCAGGTCTCCCAAATGGCAATGTTTGAGGCCGAACTGCTGGGTCTACAACAGATGCAGGCCACAGGCACCATCCGTGTTCCTCGGCCCATCTGTGTCGGGATCGCTGAACGATCGGCCTACCTGGTGCTGGAATGGCTGGATCTGGGCCGGGGCAGTAGCCAGTCCTGGCGGGAGATGGGCCGTCAACTGGCTGCCCTCCACCAGGCACCGGGGGCAGCCCAGTTTGGCTGGGACCGTGCCAATACGATCGGGAGCACTCCCCAGATCAACCCCTGGACCGCAAGTTGGGCCAAGTTCTTCACAGACCATCGGATTGGCTATCAGCTCCAACTGGGTCGTAGACGGGGTGGCCACTTCCCCCGGCAAGATCAGCTTCTGGCTGCCATTCCCCACCTTTTGACGGATCACCATCCCCATCCTGCCTTGGTGCATGGCGATCTGTGGTCTGGCAATGCGGCGGTACTGGCGAGTGGAGAGCCTGTGATCTTTGACCCAGCCCCTTACTATGGCGATCGGGAAGTGGATCTGGCCATGACCGAGTTATTTGGCGGGTTTCCTGACGCATTCTATCAGGGCTACGCGGAGATCTTGCCGCCAGCGGCTGGCTATCAACGCCGCAAGATCCTCTACAACCTCTATCACATCCTGAATCACTTCAATCTCTTCGGCGGTAGCTATGAAGCCCAAGCAAATCGGATGATTGATCAGTTGCTATGCTGA